A window of the Candidatus Atribacteria bacterium genome harbors these coding sequences:
- a CDS encoding metallopeptidase: GVRIEDSVLITDESYEILTWFPKLLNL, encoded by the coding sequence GGGGTTAGGATTGAAGATTCTGTGCTGATAACTGATGAAAGTTATGAAATACTAACCTGGTTTCCAAAACTATTAAACCTGTAA
- the efp gene encoding elongation factor P: MISTSDFKRGLTIEINEDIYSIVEFQHVKPGKGGAFVRTKLKNVKTGLITDKTFRAGEKMEQAIIDRKTMQYLYNDGSNYCFMNKENYEQISLSKEQISEITDFLKEGNDVDVIFCKGELIGAELPNFMNLKIISTMPGVKGNTVSGALKPATLETGAIIQVPLFIKEGDIIKIDTRDKRYIERE, encoded by the coding sequence TTGATTTCTACCAGCGATTTTAAAAGAGGATTGACTATCGAAATAAATGAGGATATTTATAGCATTGTTGAATTTCAACATGTTAAACCTGGCAAGGGGGGAGCTTTTGTAAGAACTAAGCTTAAAAATGTGAAAACCGGACTTATCACCGATAAAACATTTAGAGCAGGAGAAAAGATGGAGCAGGCTATCATAGATAGAAAAACTATGCAGTATCTATACAATGACGGTAGTAATTATTGTTTCATGAATAAAGAAAATTACGAGCAAATTTCTTTATCCAAAGAACAGATAAGCGAAATAACTGATTTTTTAAAAGAAGGTAATGATGTGGATGTAATATTCTGTAAGGGTGAGCTAATTGGTGCTGAATTACCTAATTTTATGAACTTAAAAATTATTAGTACCATGCCAGGAGTAAAGGGAAATACGGTATCCGGTGCGCTAAAACCAGCAACTTTGGAGACCGGGGCTATCATTCAAGTCCCTTTGTTTATCAAAGAAGGCGATATTATTAAAATAGATACCAGAGATAAGAGATATATAGAAAGAGAGTAA
- a CDS encoding Asp23/Gls24 family envelope stress response protein, producing the protein MQTIKTDLGEINITKETIEIMVSLNLADVKGVVSSRKSIIKEITDMLKGDIIENKIEKAVRTIKVEIKENKPLINLYIIIKYGVRMPDIAWDIQNRVKDNLLKKLGIKINKIDIHIQGIQFPKKTQSKKNLVASNLFVEVF; encoded by the coding sequence ATGCAGACTATTAAAACCGATTTAGGTGAAATAAATATTACCAAAGAAACCATTGAGATTATGGTTAGTTTAAATTTGGCTGATGTTAAAGGGGTAGTTAGCAGCAGAAAGTCAATCATAAAGGAAATAACTGACATGTTAAAGGGAGATATTATCGAAAACAAAATAGAAAAAGCGGTCCGTACCATAAAAGTAGAGATAAAAGAGAATAAACCTTTGATAAATTTATATATTATTATCAAATACGGAGTAAGGATGCCCGATATAGCCTGGGATATTCAAAATAGAGTGAAAGATAATTTATTGAAAAAATTAGGAATTAAAATTAATAAAATAGATATACATATTCAAGGAATCCAGTTTCCCAAGAAGACCCAAAGCAAGAAAAATTTGGTTGCTTCCAATCTATTCGTTGAAGTT